From a region of the Mucilaginibacter auburnensis genome:
- the pdxA gene encoding 4-hydroxythreonine-4-phosphate dehydrogenase PdxA, giving the protein MSEKPKVGISIGDVNGIGLEIIIKTLADSKILNYCTPIVYGHVKLASFYKKSTEINDLNFNVIAHAAQAQHKRANLINCWEEEVKIEPGIPNKDLGKFAFSSLEKATADLLSGEIEALITAPINKDTIQGENFNFPGHTEYLQDADKASDSLMFLVSDTLRVGVVTGHIPVSHIAANLSTEKILAKLKLMNTSLKQDFWIRKPKIAVLGLNPHAGDNGLLGHEEQDIIIPAIEEARAADILAFGPYPADGFFANGTYMQFDAVLAMYHDQGLIPFKQIAFESGVNFTAGLNFVRTSPDHGTAYDIAGKNKASEVSFREALFTAIHIVRNRKEGLELAENPLAFTKLSRDRD; this is encoded by the coding sequence ATGAGCGAGAAACCTAAGGTTGGTATAAGTATAGGTGATGTAAATGGCATCGGATTAGAGATCATCATCAAAACACTTGCCGACAGTAAAATACTGAACTACTGTACGCCAATTGTTTATGGCCACGTTAAACTGGCATCGTTTTACAAAAAGTCTACCGAAATAAACGACCTTAATTTTAACGTAATAGCCCATGCAGCGCAGGCGCAGCACAAACGCGCTAACCTGATAAACTGCTGGGAAGAAGAAGTGAAGATTGAACCCGGCATCCCTAATAAAGACCTTGGCAAGTTTGCTTTCTCGTCGCTTGAAAAAGCTACTGCCGATCTGCTTTCGGGCGAGATAGAGGCGTTGATTACAGCGCCAATCAATAAAGACACTATACAAGGAGAGAACTTTAACTTTCCCGGCCATACCGAATACTTGCAGGATGCAGACAAGGCGAGTGATTCATTAATGTTTTTAGTGAGCGATACTTTAAGGGTAGGCGTAGTGACCGGCCATATACCGGTATCGCACATTGCGGCCAATCTTTCTACCGAAAAAATTCTGGCTAAATTGAAGCTGATGAATACCAGCCTGAAGCAGGATTTCTGGATACGCAAACCCAAAATTGCTGTTTTAGGTTTGAATCCCCATGCAGGCGACAACGGTTTGTTGGGCCACGAAGAGCAGGATATTATTATCCCCGCTATTGAAGAGGCAAGGGCGGCAGACATACTGGCATTCGGTCCGTACCCTGCAGATGGCTTTTTTGCCAACGGCACTTACATGCAATTTGACGCGGTACTGGCCATGTACCATGACCAGGGCCTTATCCCATTCAAACAGATAGCATTTGAATCGGGTGTTAACTTTACGGCAGGTTTAAACTTTGTTCGTACTTCTCCTGATCATGGCACTGCTTATGATATCGCCGGAAAAAACAAAGCTTCTGAGGTATCATTCCGTGAGGCATTATTTACTGCCATTCACATAGTGCGTAACCGTAAAGAAGGACTGGAACTGGCCGAAAATCCGCTGGCATTTACCAAACTTAGCAGGGACAGGGATTAG
- a CDS encoding CBS domain-containing protein, translating into MRKVADILSRKGTAVISTDAATSVLDALKLMAQKNVGSVVITENNEYSGLLTERDYARKVVLMGRSSEDTLVRDIMSTDMPRVAPASTIDDCMQLMSDAHVRYLPVFANNMLLGIISINDVVTETILFHEQTIEHLQSYIQS; encoded by the coding sequence ATGAGAAAAGTTGCAGACATCCTTAGTAGGAAAGGCACGGCTGTTATCAGCACTGATGCCGCTACATCCGTTTTAGACGCCTTGAAACTCATGGCCCAAAAAAACGTGGGCTCGGTAGTTATTACCGAAAACAACGAATATTCCGGACTGCTAACCGAGCGTGATTACGCCCGTAAAGTGGTTTTAATGGGCCGCTCATCCGAAGATACTTTGGTGCGCGATATTATGAGCACCGATATGCCGCGCGTTGCGCCTGCCAGCACTATTGATGATTGTATGCAGCTGATGAGTGATGCGCACGTGCGCTACCTGCCTGTTTTTGCCAATAACATGCTGCTGGGTATCATCTCTATTAATGATGTGGTTACAGAAACCATTTTGTTTCATGAGCAAACCATTGAGCACCTGCAAAGCTACATCCAATCCTGA
- a CDS encoding DEAD/DEAH box helicase, giving the protein MTFQEFNFNEQLAEGISSMGFTQATPIQAMAIPAILNGKDLIACAQTGTGKTASFLLPVMELIGRSNVEQTTALVLTPTRELAQQIDQQAEGLAYFTGVTSIAVFGGGDGSVYEQQRRGIQNNVNIIIATPGRLIAHLTSGVLKLNHIRYLILDEADRMLDMGFSDDIMRIISYLPKERQTLLFSATMPGRIRTLAKKILTDPEQINIAISQPAVGIDQQIYRAHDQQKVPLLQHILKEGDFVSTIIFASRKEIVRSLSKELKNAGLKVEAFHSDLEQKEREDILLQFKNRLLPVIIGTDALSRGIDVEGIDLVVNFDVPGDAEDYIHRIGRTARAETTGTAITFVNHRDERRLKSIEELMDKKITQHPLPEHIVGIAEVRTAHEAKPNKNRRSGNNNRRKPFNKGKGGGKAPAANS; this is encoded by the coding sequence GTGACGTTTCAGGAATTTAATTTTAACGAACAGTTAGCCGAGGGAATTAGCAGCATGGGGTTTACACAAGCCACGCCTATACAGGCTATGGCTATCCCTGCAATTTTAAATGGCAAAGATCTGATTGCCTGCGCTCAAACAGGCACGGGTAAAACAGCCTCTTTTTTATTACCCGTAATGGAGTTGATAGGCCGCAGCAATGTTGAACAAACAACCGCGCTTGTGCTTACCCCAACCCGCGAACTGGCGCAGCAGATAGACCAGCAGGCCGAGGGTTTGGCTTATTTTACAGGTGTAACTTCAATAGCAGTTTTTGGCGGTGGCGATGGCAGCGTTTATGAGCAGCAGCGACGTGGCATCCAAAACAATGTAAACATTATAATAGCTACGCCGGGCAGGCTCATAGCGCACCTTACATCGGGCGTGTTAAAGCTTAACCATATCAGGTATTTGATATTGGACGAAGCCGACCGCATGCTGGATATGGGCTTTAGCGATGATATTATGCGCATTATTAGCTATTTGCCTAAAGAGCGCCAAACACTGCTGTTCTCGGCCACTATGCCGGGTCGCATACGAACGCTGGCTAAAAAAATATTGACAGACCCTGAGCAGATCAACATTGCCATATCTCAACCGGCTGTTGGTATTGACCAGCAAATTTACCGCGCGCACGACCAGCAGAAAGTGCCTTTATTACAGCACATTTTAAAGGAAGGCGACTTTGTAAGCACCATTATTTTTGCTTCGCGAAAAGAAATTGTGAGGTCTTTAAGCAAAGAATTGAAAAATGCAGGCTTGAAGGTTGAAGCATTTCACTCAGATCTGGAGCAGAAAGAGCGTGAAGATATCCTGCTGCAATTTAAAAACAGGCTGTTACCGGTTATTATAGGTACCGATGCGCTTTCGCGGGGTATTGACGTAGAAGGTATTGACCTGGTTGTGAATTTTGATGTACCCGGCGATGCCGAAGATTACATACACCGCATTGGCCGTACAGCAAGAGCTGAAACCACAGGGACCGCTATTACCTTTGTAAACCACCGCGATGAGCGCCGTTTAAAAAGCATTGAGGAGCTGATGGATAAAAAGATAACCCAGCACCCTTTGCCTGAACATATTGTAGGCATTGCCGAGGTTAGAACAGCCCACGAAGCCAAGCCCAACAAAAATCGCCGCAGTGGAAATAACAATCGCCGCAAGCCTTTTAACAAAGGTAAAGGCGGAGGTAAAGCGCCGGCTGCAAATAGCTAA
- a CDS encoding DUF4112 domain-containing protein, giving the protein MKHLPKNVALTGQLKWVERIASVMDDKFRLPGTKFRFGLDPVLNFIPFAGDVSGFIVSAMLLYVIAKNGAVSRKVLILMAVNISVDALLGGIPLLGQITDFYFKANTRNIKLLKEHYQEGKHQGSGNGIIAVIIIVLVIGLAATMYVSYLILLWLFELF; this is encoded by the coding sequence ATGAAACATTTACCAAAAAACGTAGCCCTCACAGGGCAATTGAAATGGGTTGAGCGAATAGCCTCCGTTATGGACGACAAATTCCGCCTCCCCGGTACAAAGTTTCGCTTTGGGCTTGATCCTGTTCTAAACTTTATCCCCTTTGCTGGAGATGTTTCCGGCTTTATCGTATCAGCAATGCTGCTTTATGTAATTGCAAAGAACGGTGCGGTAAGTCGTAAGGTACTTATTTTAATGGCGGTTAACATTTCCGTTGATGCACTTCTTGGCGGGATTCCCCTCTTAGGGCAGATCACGGACTTCTATTTTAAAGCAAATACCCGCAACATTAAACTGCTAAAAGAGCATTACCAGGAAGGCAAACACCAAGGCAGCGGTAACGGCATTATCGCAGTAATAATAATAGTATTGGTAATTGGCCTTGCGGCAACTATGTATGTGTCTTACCTGATTCTGCTATGGTTATTCGAACTTTTTTGA
- the mfd gene encoding transcription-repair coupling factor encodes MNIRDILDRYKADDRVKALATAINSTKNPRIQLRGLVGSGDATLAVALYFLQHKHMVFVLPEREEAGYFQADLENLTGKEVLLFPSSYRKPFEFTQPDSSNVLARAEVLNELNHATEFGQLIVTYPEALAEKVIDRASLEKNTLEISVNNKLGIDFVNEFLVEYDFERVDFVYEPGQFSIRGGIVDIFSFSHDLPYRVEFFGDQIESIRTFEIESQLSVEHVKSITIVPNVQSKFLTENNISLLEYIDPGSQVWIKDVQFTFDVIQTGYKKATQLWNALSAEEKNKNPEWIDPKFSFTDDKLIADQLHDFPVIEFGKQFFYQATEVVNFDMRPQPSFNKDFNLLIHNLKNNEAEHIENFILTDSAKQIERLYAILDDLDKTTKFTPVNISIREGFIDREQQIACYTDHQIFDRYYKYKLKKGYQRSQAITLKELRDLKPGDYVTHIDHGIGKYAGLEKVEVAGKQQEMIRLIYADNDLLYVNINSLNRISKYSGKEGTVPKMNKLGTDAWEKLKKTTKKKVKDIARDLIKLYAVRKAQQGNAFSPDSYLQTELEASFIYEDTPDQEKATADFKRDMESPHPMDRLICGDVGFGKTEVAVRAAFKAVADSKQVAILVPTTILAAQHYKTFSDRLKGFPVNIDYVNRFKSSGQIKQTLEKLKEGKVDIIIGTHRLVSKDVKFKDLGLMIIDEEQKFGVSTKEKLKQMRANVDTLTLTATPIPRTLHFSLMGARDLSIISTPPPNRQPVVTELHVFNDKLIKEAVEYELDRGGQVFFIHNRVADLPQLGGLIRKLVPKARIGIAHGQLEGDDLEDVMLKFVSHEYDVLVATTIIEAGLDIPNANTIIINHAHMFGLSDLHQMRGRVGRSNKKAFCYLLSPPLSTLTNEARKRLSAIEEFSDLGSGFNVAMRDLDIRGSGNLLGAEQSGFIAEIGFEMYHKILDEAIQELKDDEFKGLFPEDKPKSFISFTQIDTDMEILIPNEYVTSLSERYNLYSELSKLENETELLAFQQKLHDRFGPIPPQVNDLLNTMRLQWLGKALGFEKISLKKGVLRGYFIANQQSAYFETPVFRSILGFVQGNPRRTSLKEVKNTLRLGIEDVRDIDEAVDLLTSILEPESV; translated from the coding sequence TTGAACATCCGTGATATATTAGACAGATATAAAGCTGATGACCGGGTTAAGGCGCTGGCTACAGCCATTAACAGCACTAAAAACCCTCGCATACAGCTTCGTGGTTTGGTTGGATCTGGAGATGCAACCCTGGCGGTAGCTTTGTACTTTTTGCAGCATAAGCACATGGTTTTTGTGCTGCCCGAACGTGAAGAAGCCGGCTATTTTCAGGCAGACCTGGAAAACCTTACCGGTAAGGAAGTACTGTTATTCCCATCATCTTACCGTAAGCCATTTGAGTTTACCCAGCCCGATAGCAGCAATGTACTGGCGCGTGCAGAGGTATTGAATGAGCTGAACCACGCTACGGAATTTGGTCAGCTGATAGTTACTTACCCTGAGGCTTTGGCCGAAAAGGTAATTGACCGTGCATCCTTAGAAAAAAACACCCTTGAGATATCCGTTAACAACAAACTCGGAATTGATTTTGTGAACGAGTTTTTGGTAGAATATGATTTTGAGCGTGTTGATTTTGTGTATGAGCCGGGTCAGTTCTCCATTCGTGGTGGTATTGTCGATATCTTTTCGTTCTCGCATGATCTGCCTTATCGCGTTGAATTTTTTGGCGATCAGATAGAGTCTATCCGCACATTTGAGATAGAGAGCCAGCTATCTGTTGAGCATGTTAAGAGCATTACCATTGTACCTAACGTGCAGTCTAAATTTCTTACAGAGAATAACATATCGCTGCTGGAATATATTGACCCGGGTAGCCAGGTATGGATAAAGGATGTACAGTTTACGTTTGATGTAATTCAAACCGGCTATAAAAAAGCTACACAACTGTGGAATGCGCTATCTGCCGAAGAGAAAAATAAAAACCCCGAGTGGATAGACCCCAAATTCAGTTTTACAGATGATAAACTGATTGCCGACCAATTGCATGATTTTCCGGTAATTGAGTTTGGTAAGCAGTTTTTCTATCAGGCTACAGAGGTGGTTAACTTTGACATGCGCCCGCAGCCATCGTTCAATAAAGATTTTAACTTGCTCATTCATAACCTTAAAAACAATGAGGCTGAGCATATTGAAAACTTTATCCTTACCGATTCGGCAAAGCAAATTGAGCGCCTATACGCCATTTTGGATGACCTGGATAAAACCACCAAGTTTACCCCGGTTAATATATCTATTCGCGAAGGTTTTATTGACCGGGAGCAGCAGATAGCCTGTTATACCGACCATCAGATATTTGATCGCTACTACAAATATAAGCTTAAAAAGGGCTATCAGCGCTCGCAGGCCATTACTTTAAAAGAACTGCGTGACCTCAAGCCCGGCGATTATGTTACCCACATTGACCACGGCATAGGCAAATATGCAGGCCTGGAGAAGGTGGAAGTAGCCGGTAAACAGCAGGAGATGATCAGGCTGATTTATGCCGATAACGACCTGTTGTATGTAAACATCAACTCGCTTAACCGCATATCAAAATACAGTGGCAAAGAGGGCACCGTACCCAAAATGAACAAGCTGGGTACCGATGCCTGGGAGAAGCTAAAGAAAACCACAAAAAAAAAAGTTAAAGACATAGCCCGCGACCTTATCAAGCTTTATGCTGTACGTAAGGCGCAACAGGGTAATGCTTTCTCGCCCGATAGCTATCTGCAAACCGAACTGGAGGCCTCTTTTATATACGAAGATACGCCCGACCAGGAAAAAGCTACTGCCGACTTTAAGCGCGATATGGAATCGCCACACCCTATGGACCGTTTGATTTGCGGGGATGTAGGTTTTGGTAAAACAGAGGTAGCCGTTCGTGCGGCATTTAAGGCCGTGGCAGATAGCAAGCAGGTAGCCATATTGGTGCCTACCACTATTTTGGCGGCACAGCATTACAAAACATTCAGCGACAGGCTAAAGGGCTTCCCTGTTAATATTGATTACGTTAACCGCTTTAAATCAAGCGGGCAGATCAAACAGACGCTGGAGAAATTAAAAGAAGGTAAGGTTGACATCATCATTGGTACACACCGCTTGGTGAGTAAGGATGTTAAGTTTAAAGACCTCGGCCTGATGATCATTGACGAGGAGCAAAAGTTCGGCGTAAGCACCAAAGAGAAACTAAAGCAAATGCGTGCCAATGTGGATACGCTTACGCTAACAGCTACACCAATACCGCGTACGCTGCACTTCTCACTGATGGGCGCACGAGACTTGTCCATCATATCCACACCACCACCTAACCGCCAGCCTGTAGTTACCGAGCTGCATGTGTTTAATGATAAGCTGATAAAAGAGGCCGTTGAATACGAACTGGACAGGGGAGGACAGGTGTTCTTCATCCACAACCGCGTAGCCGATCTGCCACAACTGGGCGGATTGATACGCAAGCTGGTGCCCAAAGCGCGCATAGGTATTGCACACGGGCAATTAGAGGGCGATGACCTGGAAGATGTTATGCTCAAGTTTGTGAGCCATGAATATGATGTATTAGTGGCTACTACTATTATTGAAGCCGGTTTGGATATTCCTAACGCCAATACTATCATCATTAACCACGCCCATATGTTTGGTTTGAGCGATCTGCACCAGATGCGGGGTCGTGTTGGGCGCAGTAATAAAAAGGCTTTCTGTTATTTGCTGAGTCCGCCGTTATCAACTTTGACCAACGAGGCACGTAAGCGTTTGAGCGCCATTGAGGAGTTTTCAGATCTCGGCAGCGGCTTTAACGTTGCCATGCGAGATCTGGATATACGCGGCAGTGGTAACCTCTTGGGTGCCGAGCAAAGCGGTTTCATTGCCGAGATAGGCTTTGAGATGTATCATAAAATACTAGACGAAGCCATACAGGAGTTGAAAGACGATGAGTTTAAAGGATTGTTCCCTGAGGATAAGCCGAAATCATTCATCAGCTTTACGCAGATAGATACCGATATGGAAATACTCATCCCTAATGAGTATGTAACCAGTTTGTCTGAACGTTACAATCTCTACTCCGAGCTATCCAAATTAGAGAACGAAACCGAGCTGCTGGCCTTTCAGCAAAAACTGCACGACAGGTTTGGCCCTATACCACCACAGGTGAACGACTTACTGAACACCATGCGTTTACAATGGTTGGGCAAGGCTTTAGGCTTCGAAAAAATATCATTAAAAAAAGGCGTATTGCGGGGCTATTTCATTGCCAACCAGCAATCGGCTTACTTTGAAACACCGGTGTTCCGCAGCATATTAGGCTTTGTGCAAGGCAATCCACGCCGCACCAGTTTAAAGGAAGTGAAAAACACCCTGCGCTTAGGTATTGAAGATGTAAGGGATATTGACGAAGCGGTTGACCTGCTAACTTCTATATTGGAACCCGAAAGCGTGTAA
- a CDS encoding DUF4199 domain-containing protein has product MKNALTWGLVIGVLSGLWLFIMHWMGYDIKDDKASPYEYFSVLIPVVVLLLGIKSYRDTVLGGNMSFLEGLIESFKILLVGGVLAAFAGIVYINYVTEGNNYSAFSGRLFGALLVGLLSALGVSLVLATKSNKLD; this is encoded by the coding sequence ATGAAAAATGCATTAACCTGGGGCCTGGTCATCGGCGTATTAAGCGGACTATGGCTGTTTATCATGCACTGGATGGGGTATGATATTAAAGATGATAAGGCATCGCCTTACGAATACTTTTCTGTACTGATACCGGTAGTGGTACTTTTACTGGGGATTAAAAGCTATCGTGATACAGTGCTTGGCGGCAATATGAGCTTTTTAGAGGGCCTGATAGAAAGTTTTAAAATTTTACTTGTAGGTGGTGTATTGGCTGCTTTTGCAGGTATAGTTTACATTAACTACGTTACCGAAGGTAATAATTACAGCGCATTTTCGGGCAGGTTATTCGGGGCGCTGCTTGTTGGTTTGTTAAGCGCTTTAGGCGTATCTTTGGTGCTGGCCACCAAATCAAACAAGCTTGATTAA
- a CDS encoding DUF2752 domain-containing protein produces MIKKLFSKYFELVFWIAALIALATCDPAQPSHFTLCPFKLLGISWCPGCGIGHAIAFLFKGEVAQSINAHWFGIPALGIIAWRIFTLSREAIRPRQLLFQ; encoded by the coding sequence TTGATTAAGAAATTATTTTCTAAATATTTTGAACTGGTATTCTGGATCGCAGCGTTAATAGCTTTGGCCACCTGCGATCCGGCCCAACCATCTCATTTCACACTTTGCCCTTTTAAACTTTTAGGTATTAGCTGGTGCCCTGGCTGCGGCATTGGCCACGCTATAGCTTTTTTATTTAAAGGCGAAGTTGCTCAATCTATAAACGCCCATTGGTTTGGCATACCAGCCTTAGGCATTATAGCCTGGCGCATTTTCACATTAAGCCGAGAAGCTATACGTCCTCGCCAGTTGTTATTTCAGTAA
- a CDS encoding rhomboid family intramembrane serine protease, with the protein MSEYLTLAPVASFFFAITIACSLLAFSNENLYGRMMLHPYSVSRGQNVITLLTSGFIHKDWMHLFFNMLSYYFFAFQLEVYIGHWQFGVLYLASLIISDLPTVAKHKDHYNYHSLGASGAVSAVIFSFIMYSPLSQMMILPIPFPIPAIIFGVLYLVYCHFASKHSRDNINHDAHMYGALCGLFITAILHPDVLQSFIQQVKGGVI; encoded by the coding sequence ATGAGTGAGTACCTAACGCTGGCACCGGTTGCCTCTTTCTTTTTCGCTATAACTATTGCCTGCTCGCTGCTGGCTTTTTCTAACGAAAACTTGTACGGCAGAATGATGCTGCACCCCTACAGTGTATCTCGTGGGCAAAATGTTATTACATTGCTAACAAGCGGATTTATACATAAGGACTGGATGCACTTGTTCTTTAATATGTTGAGTTATTATTTCTTTGCTTTTCAGTTAGAGGTTTACATTGGTCACTGGCAATTTGGTGTATTGTATTTAGCCAGTTTGATCATAAGCGATCTGCCGACGGTAGCAAAACATAAAGACCATTATAATTATCATAGTCTGGGTGCTTCCGGAGCGGTGAGCGCGGTAATATTTAGTTTTATTATGTATTCTCCGCTAAGCCAAATGATGATATTGCCTATTCCGTTTCCTATACCGGCTATCATCTTTGGTGTGCTTTATTTGGTATACTGCCACTTTGCTTCAAAGCACTCTCGCGACAATATCAACCATGATGCGCACATGTATGGCGCATTATGCGGTTTATTCATCACCGCCATACTGCACCCTGATGTTTTGCAAAGCTTTATTCAACAGGTTAAAGGGGGAGTGATATAG
- a CDS encoding MmcQ/YjbR family DNA-binding protein: MNIEELRDYCLAKPGVTEGFPFGEDTLVFKLAGKMFLLTGLNTGNSFNVKCDPELAIELREQHPEVQPGYHMNKKLWNTVYMDGSLTVKQLREMIDHSYTQVYNGLPKKLKAEIDQLT, from the coding sequence TTGAATATAGAGGAACTGCGTGATTATTGCCTGGCCAAACCGGGAGTTACCGAAGGTTTTCCTTTTGGAGAGGATACCTTGGTGTTTAAATTGGCTGGAAAAATGTTTCTGCTCACCGGCCTGAATACGGGTAACAGCTTCAACGTGAAATGTGATCCTGAATTGGCTATTGAATTGCGCGAGCAGCATCCAGAAGTGCAACCCGGCTATCACATGAATAAAAAGTTGTGGAACACTGTTTACATGGACGGCAGTCTAACTGTTAAACAGCTGCGCGAAATGATAGATCATTCGTACACGCAAGTATATAATGGCCTGCCCAAAAAGCTAAAGGCCGAAATTGACCAATTAACCTGA
- a CDS encoding porin family protein gives MKKLLLFFFLTAATLVARSQTYNYNAFGIGGGVSAVYPYVDLNQGKNTFAFNVTGYYNISPYLPVGLEFQTGNISGGSIKDDPNNREFTNNYKAIILHGDLYLGQIIDYDYSDFKRMIKDFYIGSGVGFINNNMTYIVRTRPGTDYKFPGEDKSTNLMVPIRFGYEFRLFNSYGEQFMAVNLGYVHNFTWGEGLDGYADPSSKFRNNAPDQYRQFVFGVKFNFGPVSSFYKTIN, from the coding sequence GTGAAGAAGCTGCTTTTGTTTTTTTTCCTAACCGCGGCGACGCTGGTCGCCAGATCACAAACTTATAATTACAACGCGTTCGGAATAGGAGGTGGCGTAAGCGCTGTTTACCCTTATGTAGATCTGAACCAGGGGAAGAACACCTTTGCGTTTAATGTTACCGGTTATTATAACATTTCTCCATATCTGCCGGTTGGGCTCGAATTTCAAACCGGTAATATATCAGGCGGAAGTATTAAAGATGATCCTAATAACAGGGAGTTTACCAATAACTACAAAGCCATAATATTACACGGCGACCTGTATTTGGGCCAGATAATTGACTACGACTATAGCGACTTTAAACGCATGATAAAAGACTTTTATATAGGTAGCGGCGTTGGGTTTATAAACAACAACATGACCTATATTGTGCGTACACGGCCGGGTACAGACTATAAATTTCCGGGCGAGGATAAAAGTACAAATCTTATGGTGCCAATTCGTTTTGGTTACGAGTTCAGGCTTTTCAATAGCTACGGAGAGCAATTTATGGCAGTTAATTTGGGTTATGTACATAACTTTACCTGGGGAGAGGGTTTAGATGGCTATGCCGACCCTTCAAGCAAGTTTAGAAACAATGCGCCGGATCAATACCGCCAGTTTGTGTTTGGTGTGAAATTCAACTTTGGTCCAGTTAGCTCATTTTATAAAACCATTAACTAA
- the pepT gene encoding peptidase T, producing the protein MNFKLASRFTVTERFLKYVVIDTQSDPESLTCPSTDKQKDLGRVLVAELLEMGITDAHLDEHGYVYATVPGNTDKANVPVICFCSHMDTSPDCSGAGVKPLIHKNYQGADIVLPDDPTQVLRMDEHPDLKNQIGHDIITASGNTLLGADNKAGIAEIMDACYQLMQNPQIKHGDISILFTPDEEIGRGVDKADMQKLGAYAGYTIDGESAGNMENETFSADGAKLIIRGISSHPGFAKGKMQSAIKIAGQIVAALPYDLSPEGTEAMEGFLHPVSISGHVEQAEVDFIIRDFDDAKLIEHADIIHKLTELILKNHPGCTYELQVKEQYRNMKNVLDQHPQIVEYGMEAIRRAGLDARLCSIRGGTDGSRLSFMGLPCPNIFAGEHAFHGKQEWVSVQDMQKAVETILHLCTIWEERA; encoded by the coding sequence ATGAACTTTAAGTTAGCCAGCCGCTTTACAGTTACCGAACGCTTCCTAAAATATGTGGTTATTGACACACAATCTGACCCTGAATCGCTAACCTGCCCTTCAACAGATAAACAGAAGGATCTGGGGCGCGTGTTAGTAGCCGAACTTCTGGAAATGGGCATAACCGATGCACACCTGGATGAGCATGGCTATGTATACGCTACCGTTCCGGGCAACACCGATAAAGCCAATGTACCTGTGATCTGCTTTTGCTCTCATATGGATACCTCGCCGGACTGTAGCGGTGCCGGCGTGAAGCCTTTAATTCATAAAAACTACCAGGGAGCAGACATTGTATTGCCGGATGACCCAACACAGGTGTTGCGGATGGATGAACACCCCGACCTGAAAAACCAGATAGGCCATGATATCATAACCGCCAGTGGCAACACGCTGTTAGGCGCTGATAACAAAGCCGGGATTGCTGAAATTATGGATGCCTGCTACCAACTCATGCAAAACCCTCAAATTAAACATGGCGATATCAGCATATTGTTTACGCCCGATGAAGAGATTGGCCGCGGGGTTGATAAGGCAGACATGCAGAAACTGGGCGCTTATGCCGGCTATACCATTGATGGCGAGAGTGCAGGCAATATGGAAAATGAGACCTTCTCGGCGGATGGCGCTAAGCTGATCATCCGGGGGATCAGTTCGCACCCGGGTTTTGCCAAGGGGAAGATGCAGAGCGCTATTAAAATTGCAGGACAGATAGTGGCTGCGCTGCCTTATGACCTGTCGCCGGAAGGTACCGAGGCCATGGAAGGCTTTTTGCACCCGGTGAGTATAAGCGGGCATGTGGAGCAGGCGGAGGTTGATTTCATTATCCGCGATTTTGACGATGCCAAGCTAATAGAACATGCTGACATAATACACAAACTAACCGAACTCATATTAAAGAACCACCCCGGCTGTACGTACGAACTGCAGGTAAAAGAACAATACCGCAACATGAAGAACGTGTTGGACCAGCATCCGCAAATTGTGGAGTATGGCATGGAGGCTATCCGTCGTGCAGGGTTGGATGCCAGGCTTTGCAGCATACGCGGCGGGACAGACGGTTCACGCCTATCTTTTATGGGACTGCCCTGCCCCAACATATTTGCAGGCGAACACGCTTTTCATGGCAAGCAGGAATGGGTGTCTGTTCAGGATATGCAAAAGGCTGTTGAAACCATTTTGCATTTGTGTACTATTTGGGAAGAAAGAGCTTAA